In Salvia miltiorrhiza cultivar Shanhuang (shh) chromosome 4, IMPLAD_Smil_shh, whole genome shotgun sequence, the DNA window aaaagtttcaaagattgcaactgctggacatgcggtgcaaaggggcatatttctaccaattgcccggacaacgagaaaagagggataaagaaattcgaatccacactggatatcgaagacgccctCTACAACCAGGAactgatacccgtgtatcagttcgaagatatatcctcagatgagagtatatacgagcaAGAAAAAATCTTTAGCTCTGAAGATTCGGATATGACTAATGGATCATCCGGATACGAGTCAGACtaaggaggaggacgagattttTCACTCTCAAAAGAGAATCAGGAAGGATTTACCAACCAGTTcctgattccacaagaagaggtggtgaagaaactcgtgaaaaaactcaaagACAAAACCATGGATGTACAAATATACCAAGGGTTTTCAAACGGAATAATGAATCAAGTTATACAaagcttgagtccattcaaaaggaagcatcatgtctttTCCGGCACAACAAGTCGAGAGTTGGCGCTTCCAATAGAGATAACAAACAACCAAGTGGAGATCCAATTAGTTCCAGCCGAAGATGTACGGAGGGATCTCACAAAAATGAAGCCAAAAGTCGCTAAAatgatgaaatggattcatattggagcaatccaATTGGTAATCAAGTCCGGACTTCAACCTGGGACAGATACACCAATTGATATTGCAATTTGTGACAAGAGGATCACAAATGCGAAAGACTCAGTGCTGGGAGCCTTCTCAGGCAATATGTACGCCAtgaagattataaccgaattATATCCACATATCgcttataatcttcaagattcATCATTCAGTCGAGCCTTGACACTCTACCAGGACTACAAGAGGAAGGATCTATTAACGGGAGAAAATATGCCATATTCGATTACATATCAAGTATcatatgccctatcaaattcccaccACACGGATTTATTTCTGGGAAAGAAGTTTATTGAGGTCCCcgaaatattcaaagaagtagCCAAGGCAGTAAGCCTTGACCAAGTTGAAATTCCTATAATAAGGGAAATTGACATCCAAGTTGGAGATAAGCAGGTGCTGAAACATAATCAAAGtctcagattgggagcaccaaggctatcattccaaggagaaAGGCTGACCTCAAGGCCTTTAGAAAGAAGCTCCTCTCATTCCTACGAGAGAAGGGCGATCCAAGAAACACCAGTTCGAGGCATAAGAGTAAAACTCAAATGCCCAGAAGGATGGAGAAGTGTTTCCACAAGAATTGATACAACTGAAAGGAAAAATCAATTTCCTTGCAACACGTTGTACTATTTGGCAAATCTTGAAAGCAATCGATATATCGAAATTCTGGAGATTGGAGGCTTTGAGATCCAGATCGAGGgcaaagccggacaagaagctgaCGTCCTAATCTTAGGACGGAATTTCCTTGACAATCATCAACCATGGTCAAAGGAAGTAAGTGGAGTGGAGATCACAATTGACGGAAAGCGGTTgctgatccaatgacaagtccattctcgatctACATCTCTGTGGGGATGTTATACAAAaagttcaaagcagaatattttgctgcttatatcgattcaggagcaggaatctgtacagcaaaacgaggagtctttccaacagaagtggaagaagaactACCTCGAATTACGGGAAGGGATTTCTCAAAGAAGATTTTGCttctatcaaaaggagtaaaatagacagaaatattgatcggcggagcaggacaaacaccttggtacaaggttaaGACTCCACCCATCTATTTCCAGGATACAGGTGCAGATATCCTATTTGGAAACAATTTTCTGCAAACATTCAAACGGTAtacacaggacaatgaagctAGACGgcttgtgttcacaaccaattgtgaccacaaaatcattgtgcaaaggctcgaaTGAGCTTTTAACCGTTCGATGCCAGTCAAATTCCGCaacaagcgtggtgatgatggcagactctgGAGAcaacaaatgaaggatcaacggagattcagagacattctgctcaaatgcagagccgagggatttccagatctctccgaggaagaaacacAGATCCTCAAAGTTTCCTTGATATCACATAAAGATATtagggaagaagaacaggtgttcatagccgatgtcaaaagaagaATCCAGAAGTGCTATCACGAGGATCATTTGGCATGGTGGGataagaaccagctcagagctaccttgaaagttaaaactggaaaggagcatgagtttgtaagattcagacctatcctgatgaacactcaagatcagcaggatatgaggagtataatcaaggaacaccttgatttaaagttgATTGAACCAGGGAATTcgccctacagcagtcctggatttctggtgagaaatcatggggagatcaaacgaggaaaatcgagattggtcattaattacaaagggattaatgatattcttgagtttgacggatacttcatcccaagcagagaacacctcatcaactgcatcagaagtgcgaaggtattctcaaagtttgattgcaaatcaggattttaccagattcgcatggaagaagagagtaagaaattcacagccttctcaactc includes these proteins:
- the LOC131023153 gene encoding uncharacterized protein LOC131023153 yields the protein MMKWIHIGAIQLVIKSGLQPGTDTPIDIAICDKRITNAKDSVLGAFSGNMYAMKIITELYPHIAYNLQDSSFSRALTLYQDYKRKDLLTGENMPYSITYQVSYALSNSHHTDLFLGKKFIEVPEIFKEVAKAVSLDQVEIPIIREIDIQVGDKQVLKHNQSLRLGAPRLSFQGERLTSRPLERSSSHSYERRAIQETPVRGIRVKLKCPEGWRSVSTRIDTTERKNQFPCNTLYYLANLESNRYIEILEIGGFEIQIEGKAGQEADVLILGRNFLDNHQPWSKEVSGVEITIDGKRLLIQ